The DNA segment CGGCGGAAGGCAAGGGCAGCACCTTCTTCGCCGCCTTGCCGGGGGTGGAACCCCGGGTCCTGGTGGTGGACGACGATCCGGTCTTCCGTCGCATGCTGGCGCTCAATCTGCGCGGTATCGGCATCGAGCCGGCGACCGCGGAAAACGGACAGGAAGCCCTGGACCACGTGACGGAGCACGGCTTGCCCCACCTGATCATCACCGACGTCAACATGCCGAAGATGGACGGGTTGCAGTTGCTGCGTACCCTCAAGCGGGACGCTCGTACCGAGCGCGTGCCCATCATCGTGGTGACGGCCGACGCGAACCTGGAAACCCGCCGGGAAGTGTTGGGCCTGGAAGCCGACGACTTCACGGTCAAGCCGCTGGTGGTCGAGGACTTCATCCCGCGGGTGCGACGCTTCGTGGGGTGACGGGGGGCGTCGACGGTGGCATGATGGGGCCGTGTCCAGGGACCGGAGACGGGGGAGAGACGACCATGATCGCCGACCAAGCCGAAAGCGGGACCACCGTCCGGTTCCCCGGGGACTTCCTGTGGGGCGCATCCACGGCGGCCTATCAGATCGAAGGCGCCTACGACGAGGATGGGCGCGGCATGACCATCTGGGACACCTTCACCGCCGAGGGACGTATCCAGGATGGCAGCACCGCCAAGGTGGCTTGCGATCACTACCACCGCTATCCCGAGGACATCGCCCTGATGAAGGCGGCCGGCTTCAATGCCTACCGCTTCTCGCTGGCTTGGCCGCGTATCGTGCCCACCGGCAGCGGGGCGGTGAATCCCAAGGGGCTCGATTTCTATGACCGCTTGGTGGACAAGATACTGGAGGCGGGCATTCGCCCCATGGCCTGCCTCTACCACTGGGACCTGCCGCAACCCCTGGAGGACAAGGGGGGCTGGCAGGGCCGCGAGGTGGTCGGTCCCTTCGCCGCCTATGCCGATGTCGCGTCAAGGCGCCTGGGCGACCGGGTCAAGGACTGGTTCATGCTGAACGAGCCCAACGTGGTCGCCATCATCGGCTACGGCAACGGCGATCACGCGCCGGGCCACAAGCTGGGCGAGGACGGCATCCTCAAGGCGCTGCATCACCAGAATCTCGCCCAGGGCGCCGCTCTGCGCGCCATTCGCGCCAACGACCCCGCGGCGACGCTCGGCACCGTCATCAACCTGCAGCCCTGCCGTCCCCAGGATGACGATCCGAAGAACCGCGCCGCCGCCATCCGCTGGGACGCGGTGTGGAACCGGGTGCCGCTGGATGGGGTGATGCACGGCGCCATTCCCGACGTTCTGGCGGAAAAGATGGCGTCCA comes from the Magnetospirillum sp. WYHS-4 genome and includes:
- a CDS encoding GH1 family beta-glucosidase; this translates as MIADQAESGTTVRFPGDFLWGASTAAYQIEGAYDEDGRGMTIWDTFTAEGRIQDGSTAKVACDHYHRYPEDIALMKAAGFNAYRFSLAWPRIVPTGSGAVNPKGLDFYDRLVDKILEAGIRPMACLYHWDLPQPLEDKGGWQGREVVGPFAAYADVASRRLGDRVKDWFMLNEPNVVAIIGYGNGDHAPGHKLGEDGILKALHHQNLAQGAALRAIRANDPAATLGTVINLQPCRPQDDDPKNRAAAIRWDAVWNRVPLDGVMHGAIPDVLAEKMASIVKPGDLEAIRFPLDLLGINYYSRMTMKYEEGRPFDVFWGDPHCDRFTAMGWPVQPDGLYDQLCEFRDRYGNLPVFVAENGAAYEDVVSADGQVHDADRVAFLRDHVAAVARALADGCNVKGYLVWSLLDNFEWAFGLSKRFGIVRVDYDTLERTPKDSYKWLAGTIRTGRV